In Oscillatoria sp. FACHB-1407, the sequence CTGAGTGGTCTACATTCGTAGAATATCGCACCTCTAAAGTAGGAGTTTCACCCTTACGGACGGTTCTCAATAAGATACTTAAATCAAGAGAGGCAGCCTATCTAAAGCACAACCTGGGTTAGCCCCATCACGCTTCAGATAAATTGCCTCTCTTAAATAGGTTGACTACTGAGAAGGAGGTTAGCCAACAAAGTAGTCAGTGCTGAAGAGTATCAAAGTACAATCCCCACAGTGGCGGAGTTAAAGAACCTCGGACTGGGGCGATCGCCTCTGATTAACCTTCAACGGTGATTTTGCCAACCATACCTGCACCCCGGTGAGGAGCACAGAAATAGCTGTAAGTTCCAGTGGGCATGTCTGCGGAGAAGGTCACCTCAAACGACTCACCGGGGGAGAACATCAACTGTTCGTGGGAAATCTTAGATGCCAATTCTTTGCTGGCAGTTGGGATTTGTTTGTCATCAAAGACAATGTTATGGGGGGGGAGTTTGTTGTTGACCCATTTAACGGTGTCACCAACATGAACGGTTACGTTGGAGGGTTCAAACGCCAACATACCGCTGTCAGCACCCATCTTGACTGTAAAAGTCTCAGCCGCCGCAGGTGAAACTGCCACCATTAAGCTGCCAATGACCAACACCATCGTCAACAGGGCGAGACTTAAACTCCGTGAAACTCTAGCAATCAATTTCATGGTTACCTCGGAAGGTTTAAGTTGAATTCGTCATTCAAGTAGAATTCTAGCCTGAATGGCTAAACTTCTAAACTTTCAATCACCTGCAAAATTTGACAATTGCCTAAAAAGCAGGGTGTTTAGAACGGCTCAAAACTCCATTCCACCCCAACCCGGTGCTTTTTGAGCGGCTCTTAAAATAAAAGCCGCAAGATGCTCAACCTGAGCTTGAGACATCCAGCTTTCAGGAATGTCGCGACAGGAAAAGGATTCCTCAGTGCCATCGTAGGTCATGGGTTGTCGCATGAAAGCCACCAGGGGAGCGATCGCATCCCGAGGAGGAGTTGCATGACGCAGTGCCTCCAGCGACAGGGGCACCGTTGGGTCAGGCAACGTTGCACCCCCAGCATGGCAATTTTTGCAATTTGCCTCAAACAAGCGTTTGCCCTCCGACAAATCTGCCGCTGAAAACAAGCCAGTCTTGCTCTCATCCAACGAAAGTTCGACTGGCTCACTTGCGTCCAAATATCGGAGCACATAGCTATCTAAAGAAACTGCCTGAGCAGGCGAGGCAAGAGCCAGCACGCTCAGGCATACAACAAAACAAATCTGTAGAAAGCACCGAAATGCAATGGGAAACCGCATGGGTCACAAGGGGTTAGTCAAATAGACAGTCAGGAGTCGATCTTAGTAGTAGATCTTGCCACCGCCCCATTTTTCACCCACAACTTTAGGTTGCAGCAGGATATGTCCTGCAATGTCCCGCAGGTTGTCTTCAGTGAGGTTTCTCATCTTGGGGAAGATGTCTGTACTTTGGGTGCTGGGGTGCAATTCAGCGATCGGCTCTAGCCCGTCGTAGGTGGTGGGGTCATGCATATAGTCCACCAGGCTAGCGATGCTGTCACGGGGAGGAGTTGCACCTGCCAAAGCTTCTGGATCAAGCCCGACGTTAGGATCGGTTTTTGTGATCCCACCTACGTGACATTGACCACAAGCATAGTTAAACAGGCGTTTTCCTTCTGACACCTGTTTCAAGCTTAAAACAACGGTATCCCCCGACTCGTTTAGCTTGACTGTCCGAGTAGCTTCGTCAAGCTCCGCTGCTGCCGCAGTTCCTACAAACATCTGAAGAACAAAGATGATGGTGACTACAGCGAGCCAAATAGATTTCTTAAGCACAAATGGTTCTCCTTAAAATACGTACCTCAGTCATCAGGATTTCAACACAGCAAGCTCAATCTTCTTTAGCTTCGGCATACCAGCCTATTGCTTCTGCCACTTGTTGCCTTCGAGACAACCCGATGAACTAGCAAACATCTGGTACAGACCGAATTGGCATCATGATGTCAAAGCCTTCACTCTAGATGAATCAGGCCAGTTTTTAATGAGACAAGCCTCTAGCAGAACTAGAATTTTGTCTTTGAACAATAATTTGAGTCATAATTGCCTTGACATCTTGAATATCGAGAAAGCCCGCAGTTTTGCAGATCATCGGAAACCCCTATAGAAAAGGATTGTTTTCCGGATTTTAGGAGACAATCCTAGTACATAAATGATCCGCAGATCTACAGAACCTAAAGTGGCTAGTCGTTGATAAGGCAGAATTGAACTGTTCTAATTCAATATCATGCCACTGAACGGGTTCATTCCCAAGGCAGTTTTAATGCAAATCCCATTGGCTTCTACTCTTGCCAGGAAGATGTCGGATTGACACAATATTGAGTAATCCCCTGTTCTGGAACGAACCGTAAAGGAGGCAATAGATTCGGGGTGATTGTGGGAATACTGCTTTATAAAGTAGAAACGGGTCAAGGTGCTGTTTAGTTATGGTTCCAGCCCGATCGCCGCTCATCCGATGCGCTGGGTCGTCAGTGTAGCAATGGAGACGCAGGTCGCATCTGCCATCTCGTCCAAGATAACCAGGGGTTAGGTAAAGAGTTATGAGTACGGTTTTGATTGTGGATGACAGCCAGACGTTGAGGCAAATGCTCTCAGACTTGCTGCAAAAGAATGGAATTAAGGTCGTTGAGGCAACAAACGGAATTGAGGCGAAGGAGCAAATTCGGGCGAGTGTGCCTGATCTCGTAATTACTGACCTGATCATGCCCCAGATGAACGGCTATGAGCTTTGCCGATGGATTAAGAATGAGCCAACCACTCAAAATCTACCTGTTCTGATCTGCTCAACCAAGAGTGAGGAGTTCGATCGCTATTGGGGGATGAAGCAAGGGGCAGACGCTTACATTACTAAACCCTTTCATCCGCCTGAGTTGATCAAAACCGTAAAGCAACTCCTGCGAGATGCGCATTGAGCCATAACGATGACCCCAGAAATAGTTAACAATTTTAGGGATGAGATAAAAACCTCTAATCAAATTGCTTTTATTGATAGTGAAAGCTGTGTAACGGTGTAAGTAATCTGGAAGTATGTAAGCCGAATTTGAGTAAGATGAGTGCAGCGATCGCTGACTTAAAACTCTATAAGCCATTAACCTCGTGACTTATCGCAATCCGATTCCTACGGTTGACATCATCATCGAGATGATGGATCGCCCTTATCGCCCCATAGTCTTGATCGAACGGTTGAACGCTCCGCTAGGTTGGGCGATTCCTGGAGGGTTTGTGGATTACGGTGAATCGGTCGAAACTGCCGCTGTACGGGAAGCAGAAGAAGAAACGGGATTACACGTTAAGTTGATCGAACAGTTCCAGGTGTATTCTGATCCGGAGCGTGATCCCCGACAACACACCATTAGCATTGTGTTTCTGGCAACAGCGAAGGGACAACCCAAAGCCCAGGACGATGCCAAGGATGTCAAGATTTTTGAGCTGTGGCAGATTCCCAATAACCTATGTTTTGACCACGATCGCATTTTGCGGGATTACCGATATTATCGGGATCATGGTTTAAGACCCCGATTGGCGTGAGGACACTTGGTCGTCGGTATTGATGTGATGGGCACTTTGGGTCTGGCGATTTTTGCCCTGGCGGCTGAAGTCACGGCTATCAAACAAAGTCCGCCAACTTAGCCCATTCCCCATTCCCTACTCCCCCTTATCTAGAGACTGGTAGGATTGAGTAGCGAAAAAGTTACGGTCGGAAGTTATGCGAAAGATTATTCAAACGGATCAAGCTCCCGCACCTGTGGGTCCCTATAACCAGGCGATCGCCACAACGGGGCAGTTGCTCTTTGTCTCTGGGCAGATTCCTCTTGATCCCCAAACGGGGGCGATCGTCGGCGAAGGGGATGTGGTGAAGCAGACCGAACAGGCGATCGCTAATCTGACTGCCATTTTGACTGCCGCCGGAGCGACGTTGAGTGATGTGGTGAAAACGACGGTATTTTTGGCGGACATGAACGACTTTGCCGCGATGAATGCAGTCTATGCTCGTGCTTTTGATGAAGCGACTGCGCCTGCGCGTGCCTGTGTGGAGGTGTCTCGGTTGCCCAAGGATGTGCGGGTTGAGATTGAGTGTATTGCTGTAATTGGCAGTTGAGGTGGGAAGATCTCCCGTTTTGAGGTTCGGTTCCACCCACTTCTCTTCCCTTAAGGGCTTGTTAGAGTAATCAATAAGTTAACAAACCCTCTGAGTGAGGTTCCCCATCGTGAACAACACCAACCAACTTTCAGAACTCTTTGGAAGCAATGCTGAATCTGGCAACCTGTTTTTGCAATATGTGCAATCCATGAGTCCAGAGACGATCGCTCAATTGTCGAAGCCAGGTTCTCCAGAGGTCTTCCAGGTGATGGAGCGGAATATTATCGGGTTGTTGGGCGGTTTACCCTCCGAGCAATTTGACGTGACGATCACCACTAGCCGCGAGAGCTTAGGACGGTTGCTGGCTTCTGCAATGATGAGCGGTTACTTCCTCCGCAATGCTGAGCAACGCATGGCATTTGAGAAGACCTTGCTGGCTCATTCCTCCGACGCTGAGTAATACGTAACTCTGGGAGCAGTGGGCGTTTTGCAAAACGCCCCTACGAGAACCCAATCCTTGATTAAGCGGTGTCTTTGACCAAACTACCTTCAAATCAACAAGACTTAGGCTCGGCAGATCAAAAGCAAGATCTGTCGAGCTTTGTTATGGGTCAGGTGCAGCAATTGGCGATCGCCCCTTTACAGCAGGCATTGTTGCGTTGGTATGGCGAACAGGGGCGGGATCTGCCCTGGCGACGAACTCGTAATCCTTATCATATTTGGATTTCCGAGATTATGTTGCAGCAAACCCAGGTCAAGACGGTGATCCCCTATTACGAACGGTGGTTGGCCCAGTTTCCCACGGTGGAAGATCTGGCGATCGCCCCTCAACAGCAAGTGCTCAAAGTGTGGCAAGGGTTGGGTTATTACGCTCGTGCCCGGAATTTGCACCGGGCGGCTCACGTGATTGTGCAGGAGCATGGAGGGCAGTTTCCATCGGAGTTTGAGATAGTTTTGGCATTACCTGGAATTGGACGAACGACGGCTGGAGGTATCTTAAGTGCTGCCTTTGACTTGCCTACACCGATTTTAGATGGCAATGTGAAGAGGGTATTGGCAAGGCTGATTGCGTTGCCCGTTCCACCGAACCGTGCCCTTGAGTTGCTCTGGCAAGTCTCAACGGCTGTGCTCGATGTCCAGCATCCACGAGACTTTAACCAAGCCTTGATGGATCTGGGGGCGACGATTTGTACCCCCAAGAACCCGGCTTGTTTGCTGTGTCCGTGGCGAGAATGTTGTCAGGCTTATCAATTAAACATGCAAAACGAATTACCAACCTCTGAAACCCGCGCCCCTCTGCCCCGTAAGTTTATTGGTGTGGCGGTGATTTGGGATGACCAGGACAATATTTTGATCGATCGTCGTCGGCAAGAGGGCTTGCTGGGGGGCTTGTGGGAGTTTCCAGGAGGCAAAGTCGAACCGGGAGAAACGATTGAGGAGTGCATCAAACGCGAAATTCAAGAGGAATTGGGGATCGATATCGAAGTGGGCGATCGCCTCATGACCGTAAACCACACCTATTCTCACTTTCATGTCACCTTAAATGTGCATCACTGTCGCCATCTCAGCGGCGAACCGCAACCGATCGAATGTGATGAGGTGAAATGGGTCACGCTCGATGAATTGCATGAATATCCCTTTCCAAAGGCAAATGTGCAGATTATTGATGCGTTGCTGAGCTATCGGGATGGGAAGTAGAGGGGTAGATATCCAGGAGAGACGCGATTAATCAAGAAGAGACGCGATTAATCAAGAAGAGACGCGATTAATCAAGAAGAGACGCGATTAATCGCGTCTCTTCTTGATATCCCTACTCCCTATTGAAACTGTTGGGCATAAAACCGGGCATAGCGATCGCCCCGTTCCAGTAACTCTGCGTGAGTGCCGGATTCTACAACCCGTCCTTTTTCTAAAACCAGGATGCGATCGGCACGACGAACGGTGGCGAGGCGATGGGCGATGATGAATACAGTACGATTTCGCATGATGCGCTCTAGAGCTTCCTGCACCAGTGCCTCGGATTCTGAGTCGAGGGCTGAGGTGGCTTCATCGAGGATCAGAATGCGGGGATTGAGGAGAACCGCACGGGCGATCGCGATCCGTTGGCGTTGTCCCCCGGAGAGATTGACGCCCCGTTCCCCCACCCAGGTTTGGTAGCCATCGGGAAACTGGCTGATGAATTGGTGAGCATTGGCAACTTTAGCTGCTTCTTGGACGGCTTCCAGGTCGATCGTGGTTTGACCAAAGGCGATGTTTTGGGCGATCGTCCCCGAAAACAAAATGGTTTCTTGAGGCACGATGCCGATCTGTCGTCGCAAGCTTTGTAGTGAAACCGTGCGAATGTCCGTGCCATCGATGAGAACTTGTCCTGACTGCGGATCGTAAAAGCGAGGCAACAAATTCACTAATGTCGTTTTACCTGCCCCGGAAGCACCCACTAGCGCGATCGCCTCTCCGGGAAATGCCAGCAGGTTTAAGTCTTGCAGCACGGGTTGATTGGGTTGATAACCGAAGCTGACGTTATGGTATTCCACTTTGCCTGTAACTGAGGGAAGCGGCACTGCCTCAGTCGGATCTAAAACTCCCGGTTCAATCGCCAGTAATTCAAACACGCGATCGACCGATGCTTCCCCTTGTTTGAACTCGTTGTAATTGCTGGTGGTAATCGAGATGGGGTCAATCAGCAACGCGACTGCCGCAATGTAGCTGACAAATTCCGCTGCCGTCAGGTTGTTCTGGGCGATCTGCCATCCCCCAAGCAGAAACAGCAGCAACACACTCATCGCTTCCAGGAAGCCGACCACCGGAAACTGAATTGCTTTGAGTCGTTCCGCTGCATATTTCGCCTGGCGATTGCGTTCTGCCTCACGACTAAAACGGGCAATCTCGTAATCCTCAGCGGCAAAGGCACGAATCAGGCGAATGCCACTAAACACCTCGGTCAGTAGGGCAGAGAGATCAGATACCCGACTTTGACTGCGACGCGAGTAAACCAGCAGTTGCTCACCAAATCTGCCGATCAGAACGCCCATGAGTGGAGCAATCACCAGCGTTGCCAGGGTCAGTTGCCAGTTGAGGTAGACCATATAGCCCAGCACAACGATCAACTGCAAAATGCAAGGCACAAACTGGTGAAAGACTTTGTTGATGACTTCCCCCACGCGATCGACATCTTCCGTGAGGCGATAGCTCAAATCTCCCGTTTGAGACGTTTCAAAATAACTGAGGCTGAGCATTTGCAGATGAGCATAGACTCGCTTTCGCAGATCCAGGGCGATCGCCAATGCCGCCTTTGCCATCAACGCATCCTGCCCAAACTGCACAGCCCCCCGCACCACAAACACCACTGCACTCAGTGCGGCTAACTGGGCGATCGCCACCACTTTTCCCTGTCCGATCAGGTTGGCTATTTCTCCCGCAAGCCATGCCAGCAGAGGCCAAAACACTGTGAATGCCAGAGTGCAGGTGAGAGCCTGGGCGATCGTGGCTCGGTGAGGATGCAGATAGGGGAGCAGTTGCCAGTAGCTAGAACGCCGTTTCAAACCCAAAATTCCAAAATCGTTGCTCTGTTAGGCTATCAGGAAACGGGAAGAGAGAAGTGAGAAGCGGTAAATTGCTCAGTACAGTGCGATCGCCCGCACTAACAAACGAAATTCCCCTGGAGTGAAATGGGGATTTAGCCCTCCGTCGTATTCAAATTTGCTCAACATTAGTTGCATAGAGCGGATTTGGGCAGTGTTGAGGGGTGGAGCCGAGTTGACGGTTTTAGCGCGAAAGACTGGAATGAGTTGGGCGAAGGGAACCTGAATGGTGATCCACTCATTTGCAACCGTGTCGAAGGAGTGGGAGTAGGCGATGCTGTCCCAGGAGTTGGCATCGCGGATAAGAAACTTGTAGCGTTGCCCATCTCCCTTAATCTGCAACTCTAGCCCCGTCGCATTGGCTAGATCCAAAGGGGGTTCAAAGTTGCGTGTCCGCACCGAGGCAAAGCCACCCGAATTAGCTGTCGAGACGTATCCGGTAAATAGTGCTCCTTCGGGATTGGGCTGCAAGGAACTAGCACTTACACCCCCCATAACCACATCATCCAACGCTCCCCAGGTTTCACCCATTGCCTCAGGCGATCGCTGAAAGTCAAACAGGACATTGCCGAGTGGTTGAGGAGGAGCAGGGGGGGTAGAACCAAACATGATTTTTTTGAGGCAGCTAATCAGGGGAATCGTCTCAAAGTAGGACAGGGTTTGTAGAAAACGACCCAAATCCCATTGAGTACCTGTAGGTTGAGACATACGGCGGCGATCGCAATTGAATAAATAGATCGTTGAATAAATAAATCTCTCCTCAATCTTAATTGAAGAGAGACGTGCAAAGGACTTCTAAAAGTTGAAATGGCGATCGCTAAAAGCGGATCAATCCATAATACGAACTGGCAGCAATCAACAGAATCACTGCAACCCCGATTCCAGTGTAAAGAACCAATTGTAGGGATGGATTTTTAGGGGATAGTTCACCTTCATGTTGTTTAGAAGTATCTCTCATGGGTTTATCTCCAACACGATTAAAAGTTCTCTGATGGTTACGTATCTGTTTACGCATCATCATCACGCAGCCTGACTAAACCTTCATCTTGCTCTGGAATGATAGCCACTTCTGTGGAATGGTACGTTTGCACTAAAACATCTACTTGCGACAGACGACGTTCATCGGTGCAAATCTTATAACGGAAATGTAATGCCAATTTTGGATTTCAGATTTGCAATTTTGAGAGGATGTGTTGGTGAGGATGTCTTGCTAAAAGAAATAGTTAACCGCACCTTTCAAAACGATTGAAACTCGAAATGGGATTACTTCTTGCCAATGTGCAAGTTGCAAAGACAAGGTTTAGAGATGCAGAGGGAACGGAGAACCATGGCGAACAAATCGCAAACAAAAGAATTACAAAAAAACTCAATGATGGCGCATTTGTTGGATGCACTGGAAGCCGGGCAAGACATTGGTCATTACGGCAGATTGGTGTTTGCGATGGTGGCACGCCATTTTATGAGTGAGCAGGAGTTGATTCGCTATCTCATGAAAGATCCAGAATGTAGCGAAGGAGATGCAAAATCACTCGTGCGCCAAGTGGAAGGCAAAGATTACAATCCACCCAAGCGAGAAAGGATTTTAGAGTGGCAACAACATCAAGAGTTTCCCATTTGTCCCGATTCGGAAGATCCTGACAGTTGCAATGTTTACAAGGATCTGACCTTCCCCGATGAAGTATACGAGCACATCAATAGTTATTACGAGCAAAAATCAACTGTGAGTTGACAGGTTTGGGGCGATCGCTGATAGGTTAACAGTAGCGAGTTTGGGTCTGACGATGGCGATCGACGAAACGTCTGTGAGAATTCATCTGCCTCAACACCTGCTTGAACGGGTCAGAGCTTATCAAATGGAGCACAGTATCACCAGTTTTTCGGCAGCCGTGATTCAAGTGTTAGAGCAGTTTTTTACGCCGTCGTCCGATGCCCCAACTTACGCCCCACTCGATCGCCTCGAAGCCTTAGAAAAGGAAGTTCAAAGCCTTTCCTATCAACTGGCGCAACTCAATCGGCAGATGATAGCTCAATCAATGCCACCGCAGTTGTGGAGTCAACCTCCCTCACCTGAATCTCTGAGAAATTCATACGGTATGGCTCAACCGCTTACCTATGAGGATATTGAGGATGAGCCAGATGAGATTTTATGGGATTTTATGCCTCCAGAAGGAAAACCATAGGATGAGAAGTAGGAGTTTGGTTTAAGAGCCCGGCGAATGAATTTGCGGCTACCAGAGCCAAGTCCGCCGACGTAGGCTACCGGAGATCAAAGGTTGAGAGACTGTTGGTCATTTACAAATCACCGACTGTTCAAATCCTTGCGGACTGCGGATGTATCCCAGGCGAGATCAACTTCGCTAGCGAAGTCTTCTTCATCGGTTTGCAGGAGTTGTGCCAGATCTTGCGCTAACTGACGCGATCGCGCCACCAAAAAGGTTTCATCTCCTTCGGTCATAGCGATTTCGTGTAATGCCTCCTCGTCGTGATGTTTGAAGGTTTGAGCCGCACGATGGGCTCTGTAGGAGCGAACTCCCAGGAGTCTGAGTGCTTCGACTCCCATATTCAGTGCAGCGTCAAACGTCTCACGTTGAATCACATCAACCTCCCGGCGAATGAGTTCATAGGCATGGCGGCGATCGATCGCCCGTGCCAGGATTTTCAGATGGGGGTAATGCTTGTGAGCCAGATCAACGATTTCGAGAATGGTGTCTCGCTCATCAATCGCGATCACCAGTAACTTAGCCCGCTCTGCCCCTGCTGCGTGGAGCAAATCAAGCCGAGCGGCATCTCCATAAAATACCTTCCAGTCGAAGCGACGTAACAACTCAATTTGAGTGGGGTTGTGATCGAGAACCGTGATCGTGCAACCGTTGGCGATTAACAAACGCCCAATAATTTGCCCGAACCGCCCAAATCCTGCGATGATCACCGGATTTTCGTTGTCGTCAATCTCGTCAGCGTCGCGATCGGGAGTCAGGTTAGCAAAGCGAGGTTGTACAAATCGCTCATTCACAATCATCAGCAACGGTGTCAGCATCATAGACAGGGCGACAACTGCCACCAGGGGGGCGGCGATCT encodes:
- a CDS encoding DUF760 domain-containing protein, with the translated sequence MNNTNQLSELFGSNAESGNLFLQYVQSMSPETIAQLSKPGSPEVFQVMERNIIGLLGGLPSEQFDVTITTSRESLGRLLASAMMSGYFLRNAEQRMAFEKTLLAHSSDAE
- a CDS encoding RidA family protein; translation: MRKIIQTDQAPAPVGPYNQAIATTGQLLFVSGQIPLDPQTGAIVGEGDVVKQTEQAIANLTAILTAAGATLSDVVKTTVFLADMNDFAAMNAVYARAFDEATAPARACVEVSRLPKDVRVEIECIAVIGS
- the psbV2 gene encoding photosystem II cytochrome PsbV2, yielding MRFPIAFRCFLQICFVVCLSVLALASPAQAVSLDSYVLRYLDASEPVELSLDESKTGLFSAADLSEGKRLFEANCKNCHAGGATLPDPTVPLSLEALRHATPPRDAIAPLVAFMRQPMTYDGTEESFSCRDIPESWMSQAQVEHLAAFILRAAQKAPGWGGMEF
- a CDS encoding CIA30 family protein yields the protein MSQPTGTQWDLGRFLQTLSYFETIPLISCLKKIMFGSTPPAPPQPLGNVLFDFQRSPEAMGETWGALDDVVMGGVSASSLQPNPEGALFTGYVSTANSGGFASVRTRNFEPPLDLANATGLELQIKGDGQRYKFLIRDANSWDSIAYSHSFDTVANEWITIQVPFAQLIPVFRAKTVNSAPPLNTAQIRSMQLMLSKFEYDGGLNPHFTPGEFRLLVRAIALY
- a CDS encoding ABC transporter ATP-binding protein; translated protein: MKRRSSYWQLLPYLHPHRATIAQALTCTLAFTVFWPLLAWLAGEIANLIGQGKVVAIAQLAALSAVVFVVRGAVQFGQDALMAKAALAIALDLRKRVYAHLQMLSLSYFETSQTGDLSYRLTEDVDRVGEVINKVFHQFVPCILQLIVVLGYMVYLNWQLTLATLVIAPLMGVLIGRFGEQLLVYSRRSQSRVSDLSALLTEVFSGIRLIRAFAAEDYEIARFSREAERNRQAKYAAERLKAIQFPVVGFLEAMSVLLLFLLGGWQIAQNNLTAAEFVSYIAAVALLIDPISITTSNYNEFKQGEASVDRVFELLAIEPGVLDPTEAVPLPSVTGKVEYHNVSFGYQPNQPVLQDLNLLAFPGEAIALVGASGAGKTTLVNLLPRFYDPQSGQVLIDGTDIRTVSLQSLRRQIGIVPQETILFSGTIAQNIAFGQTTIDLEAVQEAAKVANAHQFISQFPDGYQTWVGERGVNLSGGQRQRIAIARAVLLNPRILILDEATSALDSESEALVQEALERIMRNRTVFIIAHRLATVRRADRILVLEKGRVVESGTHAELLERGDRYARFYAQQFQ
- a CDS encoding response regulator — protein: MSTVLIVDDSQTLRQMLSDLLQKNGIKVVEATNGIEAKEQIRASVPDLVITDLIMPQMNGYELCRWIKNEPTTQNLPVLICSTKSEEFDRYWGMKQGADAYITKPFHPPELIKTVKQLLRDAH
- the petE gene encoding plastocyanin encodes the protein MKLIARVSRSLSLALLTMVLVIGSLMVAVSPAAAETFTVKMGADSGMLAFEPSNVTVHVGDTVKWVNNKLPPHNIVFDDKQIPTASKELASKISHEQLMFSPGESFEVTFSADMPTGTYSYFCAPHRGAGMVGKITVEG
- a CDS encoding NUDIX domain-containing protein — encoded protein: MTYRNPIPTVDIIIEMMDRPYRPIVLIERLNAPLGWAIPGGFVDYGESVETAAVREAEEETGLHVKLIEQFQVYSDPERDPRQHTISIVFLATAKGQPKAQDDAKDVKIFELWQIPNNLCFDHDRILRDYRYYRDHGLRPRLA
- the mutY gene encoding A/G-specific adenine glycosylase produces the protein MSLTKLPSNQQDLGSADQKQDLSSFVMGQVQQLAIAPLQQALLRWYGEQGRDLPWRRTRNPYHIWISEIMLQQTQVKTVIPYYERWLAQFPTVEDLAIAPQQQVLKVWQGLGYYARARNLHRAAHVIVQEHGGQFPSEFEIVLALPGIGRTTAGGILSAAFDLPTPILDGNVKRVLARLIALPVPPNRALELLWQVSTAVLDVQHPRDFNQALMDLGATICTPKNPACLLCPWRECCQAYQLNMQNELPTSETRAPLPRKFIGVAVIWDDQDNILIDRRRQEGLLGGLWEFPGGKVEPGETIEECIKREIQEELGIDIEVGDRLMTVNHTYSHFHVTLNVHHCRHLSGEPQPIECDEVKWVTLDELHEYPFPKANVQIIDALLSYRDGK
- the psbV gene encoding photosystem II cytochrome c-550 yields the protein MLKKSIWLAVVTIIFVLQMFVGTAAAAELDEATRTVKLNESGDTVVLSLKQVSEGKRLFNYACGQCHVGGITKTDPNVGLDPEALAGATPPRDSIASLVDYMHDPTTYDGLEPIAELHPSTQSTDIFPKMRNLTEDNLRDIAGHILLQPKVVGEKWGGGKIYY